The stretch of DNA GGGTTGTGAGCTTAAAATGCACTCATGTTTAGCTCATTTATGCAAATTAAATTAGTCAAAGTTAGAACTTAGAAGCTTATTAGTCTCTTGGCTCATTGTCAGTTTTAGTAAATTTCTACAACTTGACAGCGGGTGTTATTGAGTTAATTAGTTCATTTAGTTATAGGAGTACTATATGCTTGTAAAGTGTAATGACCTGGTAAGTGAATAACAGCAAGGTCTTTTTGTAGTTGCTAAAtgattgtttttgttgtttcaTCTCCTCTGCAGCCGCCCTTCTGTGGTGGGAACCGTGAGAAGATTCAGCAGAAGATAGTGAAAGATAGGATTAAGCTGCCAGGGTATTTGTCAAGTGAAGCACATTCACTGTTGAAAGGGGTAATCTCTAGTCCACAAATTATATTTCcttcaattattttaagaccaaattcatcatcatcagaaaattattttattttatctaataaacTTTGAATAACTTTTGTCTTTAAGATATTAACTGTTAATTTAGGCATACCTAGAAGAGTTTCAATTCTGCAACATTGAAGAGTCTTCAATATAACTAGGGTTTCATTTGAGTTTGACAATTAACGTTTGCGACATGAAGCTTTTCTACCATTGACTTCAAACAACTCAAGTTTTTATCACATACAAAGGCTAATGGGATGTTTGGACACAGTTTAATTAAGCGCATGCATATCGTGAGAGAGATTATGTATAACTACTATAATAGAAAAGAGTTGAAAACAGATTTATGACTGTAAGCTATTCGGAGGAGCTTATGacatataagttatttttattagcTCTTCCATACACTTGCATATATGCTTATGTTAGACAAACTCAAATTAGCTCTTCCAAATGCCCCCTAATGTAATATTTCTTGCAATGCTGTAGCATTTGTTTCATCTACACGAGATAGGTCATTTTCtagtttcaaattttatttagcTTTCCTCCTATAATATGGTTCCTTTATTACCGTGTTACAGCTTCTACAGAAGGAGGCACCAAAGCGGTTAGGTTGTGGAGCTAAAGGGATTGGTGAAATCAAAGGCCACAAGTGGTTCAAACCAATCAATTGGAAGAAGTTGGATGCACGTGAAATTCAACCAAGCTTCCGGCCAGATGTAGCAGGAAAGTACTGTGTTGCCAACTTTGAGAAGCGCTGGACTGATATGCCGGTTGTGGATTCACCAGCTGCCAGTCCGAATGGGGGAAATCCCTTCAAGGATTTCTCTTATGCGAGACCTGCAGCCTCTTTTCTTCAAATGAATAGCCCTGCTTGCTAACTTCATGGTTTGCATTGACTTAAGACAACACTTCTTTTCTTATGATGATTAGGTAGTAAATTGTATTAGTTGTATTTGGTTGAGTGAACAGTGATACACTGTTACATGAATTgccataaaaaaaacatttgtgaACTTTGCATTATGTTTGTTCCTTGCAGCTCTACAATTGTTGAGCTGACTTTGCTAGAACTtgttatttgaagaaaataaattgcattATTCTatacactttaaaaaaattacaaagtaTCTCTATTAGGGATAAAATGttgaacttattttattttaatttgctACATTCATAAGGATTAAGTGTGCTTGAAGTAATTTTTGCACATAACTTGCTTTATAATCTGGTAATGATTGTGATTACTTTTGAAAATCTTAAAATCGACACCCACATGCCAAACAAATCCGTTTACTCCAAGGtttcttctgtttttttttttttttttttttttttttttttttttttttttttttttttttttttttttttttttttatcttttattttattttatattatatgaaGCAACAATAAGAGCAAAGACTATTCACTAGAAACACACGATTAGCTATTTGTTCAGAAAATCTAAAGACATTGACCTAATTGGCAAACGAATACAAGAAAAGCTTAAAATTCAATCCATATTCATCGTAACAATAATGTCCATGAGTTTATACTTTCAAGGAGCTACATCCATGTTTCTACTTTTAAGAAGCTACGTCAATCGTCTTCGGCAGTTCAAGTAATTTTTATGTGTTGGTTTACCGGAAATTACTTTTACTATATAatctgaaaaaaaattatgcaacaTAAATATGctgcattttttaataaatatttaaggagTGTcctaaataattgtttttttttattttttatttttgtcatagATTGTTTGAAGTTTTTGGATGAGGTTTCAAGTGATTTTGAACCAATAAAATATGTAGAAAAACAGGGGGGATAAAGTAATGAGAGCAACCTATGCtgacattattttatttatttttttcaagtttttaagTACATGAAAAACTAGCTGAGAGACACAACACAACACTGtcttttttgtcttaaaataaCAACCATGTCTTCTCTACTCTCTACAACTACAACTACACTTCAACATACTCATAATAAAATCTTCTTCTCTCCTCTAAAACTCACCACCTCATTTAACAGTTCTTTCTCAGCAAACCATTTCAACACTCATTCTATTATAAGGTGCAATGCACTTTCTGATATCATCCCCAAAGACTTATTTAAGAACACTTATTATTTGGATCAGTTTCAGAGTGTGAGTGAGGACTTAACAGACATGCAAAGGTTTGGGATTTTGGTATTTGTTGGGTTGACATGGTTTTACTTAACTGCAAGACCAGGTGTTCTTTTTGGTGCCATTGATGCATTCCTTTTGGCTCCAATGCAATTTGTTTTGGATAGTTTATCTGGAAGGAGAAACATGAAAAGAAGTGATTTCTTGATTGGTAGTAAGATAGGAGAAGGGTCATTTGGTGTTGTTTATTCTGGTGTTTTGGTTCCAAAGAATGTGGATGTAAAAGAGATGATGATGCAGAAGAGTGGAAGAGGCAATTTGGATGCTAATTCTAAGGATAAAGTCATTCTTAAAAAGGTATTTTTGAGATGAGATGttcatttattatatatttgctTCCTAACCCAATTGTTTGATTGTTGGAATAATCGTGACTTTCACTTTATTTGAACTAAATTGGTACTATTTTCTGAGCTTGTTTCTCTACTTGAATCTGATGCAACTGTTTTTACTTGgactacaaacatatttaatcaattttaaattaaacttcCCATCTTGTTTATTTTGTTCTTGGTAATTTACAAACTTATGTGGTGACATATGGCATGCCATTTTTCAACTTAGTTACATAAGATGTatgtattttattctttttttatagttttttttatcttttattttattgtttattatatGAAGCAACAATAAGAGCAAAGACTATTCACTAGAAACACACGATTAGCTATTTGTTCAGAAAATCTAAAGACATTGACCTAATTGGCAAACGAATACAAGAAAAGCTTAAAATTCAATCCATATTCATCGTAACAATAATGTCCATGAGTTTATACTTTCAAGGAGCTACATCCATGTTTCTACTTTTAAGAAGCTACGTCAATCGTCTTCGGCAGTTCAAGTAATTTTTATGTGTTGGTTTACCGGAAATTACTTTTACTATATAatctgaaaaaaaattatgcaacaTAAATATGctgcattttttaataaatatttaaggagTGTcctaaataattgtttttttttattttttatttttgtcatagATTGTTTGAAGTTTTTGGATGAGGTTTCAAGTGATTTTGAACCAATAAAATATGTAGAAAAACAGGGGGGATAAAGTAATGAGAGCAACCTATGCtgacattattttatttatttttttcaagtttttaagTACATGAAAAACTAGCTGAGAGACACAACACAACACTGtcttttttgtcttaaaataaCAACCATGTCTTCTCTACTCTCTACAACTACAACTACACTTCAACATACTCATAATAAAATCTTCTTCTCTCCTCTAAAACTCACCACCTCATTTAACAGTTCTTTCTCAGCAAACCATTTCAACACTCATTCTATTATAAGGTGCAATGCACTTTCTGATATCATCCCCAAAGACTTATTTAAGAACACTTATTATTTGGATCAGTTTCAGAGTGTGAGTGAGGACTTAACAGACATGCAAAGGTTTGGGATTTTGGTATTTGTTGGGTTGACATGGTTTTACTTAACTGCAAGACCAGGTGTTCTTTTTGGTGCCATTGATGCATTCCTTTTGGCTCCAATGCAATTTGTTTTGGATAGTTTATCTGGAAGGAGAAACATGAAAAGAAGTGATTTCTTGATTGGTAGTAAGATAGGAGAAGGGTCATTTGGTGTTGTTTATTCTGGTGTTTTGGTTCCAAAGAATGTGGATGTAAAAGAGATGATGATGCAGAAGAGTGGAAGAGGCAATTTGGATGCTAATTCTAAGGATAAAGTCATTCTTAAAAAGGTATTTTTGAGATGAGATGttcatttattatatatttgctTCCTAACCCAATTGTTTGATTGTTGGAATAATCGTGACTTTCACTTTATTTGAACTAAATTGGTACTATTTTCTGAGCTTGTTTCTCTACTTGAATCTGATGCAACTGTTTTTACTTGgactacaaacatatttaatcaattttaaattaaacttcCCATCTTGTTTATTTTGTTCTTGGTAATTTACAAACTTATGTGGTGACATATGGCATGCCATTTTTCAACTTAGTTACATAAGATGTatgtattttattctttttttatagttttaatttgaaAGCAAAAACAGTAGCTTATTGATGGAACATGCAGGTAAAGGTTGGAGTTGAAGGAGCTAAAGAATTTGGTGATTATGAAGAGTGGTTTAATTACAGACTCTCCAGAGCAGCTCCTGAAACATGTGCTAAGTTCCTTGGAAGTTTTGTAGCTGATAAAAGCAATTCCCAATTCATAAAAGGTGGAAAATGGCTTGTTTGGAAGTTTGAGGTGCTCTACCTAATATTCCTATTAGATAAAACTGTATCCATTAATTATCTATGCATCATGCATACATTACTTAACTCTCATGAGTTCTAAACTATTTTTCAGTGTTGGTGTTAAATAATTATGAATATATGCAAAGTAACTTTATTCTTGGCGTCTAGTAGTATACTATACTCATTCACTTATTTGAGAACTAATAACTATGCAATGACATTATAAAAACGCTTTACACGAACGTTCAATCATATTTTACCATGTTTCGTAGTCTGAACTCTGGAActgtaattaaattattaatctaAATGAATTGCATAAATTAATGCACGCACACATGctacatatatgtatattttaggaaatatattaccaactatttatttatacactAAGTTGCAGGGTTGTCCATATCACAGGGAGACCGTTCTCTTGCTGATTACATGACAGATAAAAACTTCCCTTCAAACTTAGAGTCTGTCATGTTTGGAAGTGTCTTGCAAGGTGTAGACTTTTCCAAAAGAAATGCACTGATCATCAAGCAAATAATGCGCCAGATCATTACATCTCTTAAGAAAATTCATGACACTGGCATTGTTCATAGGGATGTAAAGCCTTCCAATTTGGTTGTTACAAAACAAGGGCAGATTAAACTCATTGATTTTGGTGCTGCAACAGACCTTAGAATTGGAAAGAATTATGTTTCTAACTATACGCCTTTGGATCCTGACTACTGTCCACCTGAACTATATGTGCTACCACAAGAAACACAAAGTCTTCCTCCAGAACCAATTGCAGCTTTACTTTCACCAATCATGTGGCAGGTTTTATTTCTGTTAACCTTTTTATGCAGTTAAGTTAAGGTTCTTATGTAGGGGTGTTATGCTACTGTGTGAGTTCTTCTAGTAAAAGAATATAACATTGACTTCAAAGttctaacaatttttaatattagaaaAAGAAGTATATAGGCCAAGATATTGACAGAATCACACACAATTTTCAAGCATGCATTAAGTACTATTTTGGCTAATGTTCCTTAATTAGAAATTCTTCAGTAagatttatgtttattttttcctATGCATCAGCTAGAATTTTTAGATTGTGGTATCATTTACAAATCAGGCCCAGTTTGAATAAGCTTCTAGCTTATGAAAACTTCAATATCCAAAATAAGTTAATGTTTCTTCACTTACCGAAAAAtgctaataattatttatatgtttataGAGAAATTAAATACAACAGGTTCTGAAAAACTGACTGTAGAAGCAAATTTCGACTTAGATGATAAGctgttatttaaaaaacacaGTTTTTGTAAGATTATTTTGTTCTCTCTTTTTTCATAATCACTTCTTGATAATTTTATCAAAGTGACTCTTAATCTGTATGGAGTCATTTCCTACAAGCAAACATACTTTGTATGCAATGCATTTATGTTCTTCCATGTCTATTTGAAATATGTAAGAGTGGTGTTATTTTGACACAAAATAGGATAATTTTCGACAACAATTTGAATGGTTAAGACAGTTCAAATACATGATTAATTAAGTTTAGTGGATGGTTAGTAGATATAACAAGGTGTCATAAATCATTAATCATCCACTGAACACAATCAACCACAATTTTAAACGTCATTAATTACAATTTTCAGGTGTATATTTGAACTCAAATTGTGGTTAATGGATATCATGTATATTATTTGAACATAATTTGGATGGCTAATGAATAACCACCAGAATATCATGGTTATTGACGTGCAAAATCATGATTAATGAGTTGTGAAACCTCATTATATTCATTAATGATTCATAGAATGTAATTAACTACATATTTGAATTATGTTAACTATGCAAATCCTTGTTCAAATTTGTGCCAAAACCACATCTGTGATTTCTGTTGCAGTTAAACAGTCCTGATCTGTTTGATATGTATTCTGCTGGGGTTGTACTCCTTCAAATGGCAATACCAACATTAAGATCTCAAGCTGCTTTAAAGAATTTCAATTTGGAAATGAGAACATATGGATATGATTTGAACAAATGGAAGGACTCCACTCGCATGAAGTCGAACTCCAAAATCCTTGATAATGATTCCGGTAGAGGGTGGGACTTAGCATCAAAACTTATCTCCAAAAGAGATTCCGGAAGAAGACAGCGTTTATCTGCTGCTTCTGCTTTGAGACATCCTTATTTTCTTCTAGGTGGTGATCAGGCAGCTGTAGTTCTTTCAAAATTGAGCTTTAGCACAAAGTGACCtgcttatatattttatgtaagtATATTTATGTATCTCATTTTATGATTCTTCTTCATATgttttatctcattttattaGATTCACTTCTTCAACTCTAAGAAAACAGCTTTCTATTGACTTTCAGATTACTCATACTCATAGTAACTGATaaactttaatttaatgtaCTTTTTAGAGATATTTTTCAGGGAAATTATATgctattatataaatttataaattaattttaccttTGTTATAAAGATTTGGCTGAGTCTAAATTGAGAAAATAGAGGCGACACATCAATAGATAAAAGGAGGAAAATTAAAAACTGCACCTAGGGGAAAAAGGGGCCgcatataacataaaaaaaaaaggaaggagTTTTAGGGAGGAAGGGAGAGATGAAGGTCAAAGGGTCACCACAATAATTGAGAGATTTTAGGAGTGTTTGGAGCTGGTGTAAATTGTCtcaaattttgaagtttttacAAGACATACCAAAAGACCatagttttattttgattactttttatcgttgaattaaatttttctattgCTACAATCACATGTTAGGATTGTTCACCCTTTACATGTTCTTAATCAATTAGTTGTTAGCAATGGTACTGCAATTAATTGGTGTATCTATAGGATAATTGAGACTATAAATTATTGCatgatcaaatttaattttagtcttttagtCATTCAACCTTTTTATACTCTACGTTGTTCTTTGATTTAAactttttgcatgaccaaacaAGGGGTTGAtttaggaaaaataatattaatcacgACCAATTAAACATGTTAATAGTCTTAGTAAAGGGATTGATTATTGAATCAAAAGAAAGTAATCTCCGTTGATTTACAActgtgttttattatttttcttaattattttctatttgattattttgttACCATAATAACTCAACTATTATTGTtattctaattaaataataaataatcttaattagtttgatatttgttaaataatttttgtggATACGATAATCTTTTATACTACTTCTGCGATAAAATATACTTGTTTTGGGTGTATTTTTTAACGCAGCAATAAGCAAGATGATATACTTAATTGTTATtgctttttagatttttaattacCATATCACTGTCAATTTGAGCTCTTTGTGGAAATATCATTACAAAACATCTATGTTCTTTAGGGAGAGCTCATGTGATATGGACACAAAAGCTTCCAATCTGAAAGCCAACGGACGTGACTAACTACACTTTTCAGCTGTTCAAATCTACATGTAATTTAACTCTTGAAAAGTATGGTTAATCACATTTAAATTTGTGGTTAATGAAGTTATGTTGGTAGTTCATAAGTTTCAACACTATGGTATACCCATTAACCATCTGCTCTAATGAACAATCTATTTGAACTGCATTAACGATTTTTTTTCCGCAAAAATTGTCTAAATTTGGTTGTACAAAAATCATTTCTCATAAGCTTAATGTAAACAGTGAAGAATGTTGTAGCATGCTTCTATATTAAGATAGTTCATACAAACTAAACACATAATTGAAGTTAGTTAATACAAACATAATGATATGgaaaatcatataattataCATGCATGGTTTTATATGgccataaatttataattggaaACTTTACATGTATTAGAGTTCATCATGATAGAGTATCTTATCCaacattttcttcttcttacaACTCCATTGGCATTTGGAAGAACACAAGGAGTTGAATAAACCAAGCCTATAGGATTGAAGGGAAACAATACTTGAGGTGGAAGGTGATTTTGAGAGAACAATTGCATAACCATCAT from Cicer arietinum cultivar CDC Frontier isolate Library 1 chromosome 3, Cicar.CDCFrontier_v2.0, whole genome shotgun sequence encodes:
- the LOC101502423 gene encoding serine/threonine-protein kinase STN8, chloroplastic-like translates to MSSLLSTTTTTLQHTHNKIFFSPLKLTTSFNSSFSANHFNTHSIIRCNALSDIIPKDLFKNTYYLDQFQSVSEDLTDMQRFGILVFVGLTWFYLTARPGVLFGAIDAFLLAPMQFVLDSLSGRRNMKRSDFLIGSKIGEGSFGVVYSGVLVPKNVDVKEMMMQKSGRGNLDANSKDKVILKKVKVGVEGAKEFGDYEEWFNYRLSRAAPETCAKFLGSFVADKSNSQFIKGGKWLVWKFEGDRSLADYMTDKNFPSNLESVMFGSVLQGVDFSKRNALIIKQIMRQIITSLKKIHDTGIVHRDVKPSNLVVTKQGQIKLIDFGAATDLRIGKNYVSNYTPLDPDYCPPELYVLPQETQSLPPEPIAALLSPIMWQLNSPDLFDMYSAGVVLLQMAIPTLRSQAALKNFNLEMRTYGYDLNKWKDSTRMKSNSKILDNDSGRGWDLASKLISKRDSGRRQRLSAASALRHPYFLLGGDQAAVVLSKLSFSTK
- the LOC140919836 gene encoding serine/threonine-protein kinase STN8, chloroplastic-like; this encodes MSSLLSTTTTTLQHTHNKIFFSPLKLTTSFNSSFSANHFNTHSIIRCNALSDIIPKDLFKNTYYLDQFQSVSEDLTDMQRFGILVFVGLTWFYLTARPGVLFGAIDAFLLAPMQFVLDSLSGRRNMKRSDFLIGSKIGEGSFGVVYSGVLVPKNVDVKEMMMQKSGRGNLDANSKDKVILKKVFLR